The following DNA comes from Halorhabdus tiamatea SARL4B.
CACCGAAACTGGCCGTCTCGAACCGTCTCCGCGTCGGGATTCTCGACATCGGCGCTCGCCCTTTCCAGATCTGGACGGGTACTCGACCAAACCTCGGCGTCGTCTCCCGACTCCTCGTCGGTCGCGCTGTCAGTGGACGCGTCCATCACGACGGCCGGGTCGACTTCTTCGCGTTCCGGTTCGTCCTCGACAGCCGGGTCGGACTGTTCGGAGCCCATCACGACCCCGTCGTCTGATCCGGGGTCATCTCGTTCTGTGCCCTCGGGGGACCCGGAATCCGGCCACTCGCCCGGATTTCGGTCCGGCTGTTCGTCAGTGTCGTCCTCGAGAATCACACCGTCGTCCTCGGCGGCGGACTCGTAATCCATGTCTTCCTCAGGCGGTGGTGATTCGCCCGTCTCAGTCGGTGTGACGGGTTCGTCCGCCTCGGCGTCGACGATGTCCGCTCCCGAATCCGGTTCCGGTTCGGTCACGTCGGATTCCGGTTCGGTCGTCTCGGGATCTTTCTCGACGTCCTCGGGCGTCTTGATCGTCGTCACTTCGGTGTTCTCCGAGACGACCCGTGTCTCTCCACACCGCCTGCAGGTTTCGACCTCCCGGATCGTGCTGACGACCTCGTTTCCCTGTTCCTCGCGGTCACGCTCGACGGTGGTCTCACCGAAGTCGTGACCGAAAAGCGAACACTTGATACCCATTGCCATGAAGTCGCCACCTGCGAGGTATAAGCGTACTGCTTGGAACGCGGGGACAAGTGTAAGACCCGCCACGGCGAACGGGTAGCTATGCAAGCGAAGCCGGAGTACCGTGATCGCGAGGAGACGGAAGTGGCGGTACTCGATGCGCTGGCCGACCGTGGCGAGGACGGAATGACCGTCTTCGAGTTGCGGTCGTCCGTCGAAGTCGACATCGACACTCTGGAGTCAGCGCTCGCGAATCTCAAGGCCGACGACCTCATCGAAGCCACTGACGACGGCGATGGCACCCATATCGTTCCCGACAGTGACGTCATCGGGCCCGAAACCGAGAACGAAGCGACCACCATCGTCGACCGCATCCGTGACCGACTCCCGCTGTAGGTCAGTAACTGGCCACGAAGACGACCGAGAGGTTCTGGGCGACGATCAGCGTCCCGACAGCGATCATGCCGAGAAACCAGACCCGCCAGCCCGGGACGTCAGTGACCTGTTCCCGAGCCGCGACCAGGACGACACAGGCAACGACCGCAACACCACCCTTCAACAAAATCGCCACCGCCGGATCCGCCTCGAGGAGCGTCCGGACCAACGGATTGAGTTCACCCGCCACTGACCCGGTCACGTGTGCGGCAAGCACCGTCGTAACCGTATCTCCGACACCCCAGACGAACCCCAGAAACACCACCAGCTCGGCGTACTCGGGTAGCCTGATATGAGGGAAGGAACGCAAACGGGTTCGGGCGGCCATGTATCTGGTGGATAGAACGATCTCTCGACTGAAAAACATCCGGTTCAAATTATCGTTTTTGATTTTATTCCCACGTGTTATCAGAATTACTGCGTGGAAGCTCCGTCTCGTTTACCACAAGGCAACCATCGGGCAGTATCAGCATAGAGAATTCGACGGCCGCTTTCCGAACGGAACAGAGCGACCGACACGCAGATCAGCAGGGAT
Coding sequences within:
- a CDS encoding DUF7093 family protein; translated protein: MGIKCSLFGHDFGETTVERDREEQGNEVVSTIREVETCRRCGETRVVSENTEVTTIKTPEDVEKDPETTEPESDVTEPEPDSGADIVDAEADEPVTPTETGESPPPEEDMDYESAAEDDGVILEDDTDEQPDRNPGEWPDSGSPEGTERDDPGSDDGVVMGSEQSDPAVEDEPEREEVDPAVVMDASTDSATDEESGDDAEVWSSTRPDLERASADVENPDAETVRDGQFRCAKCGFTTPIEASSLREGDYCPECHQGMLVVEDA
- a CDS encoding DUF6432 family protein — translated: MQAKPEYRDREETEVAVLDALADRGEDGMTVFELRSSVEVDIDTLESALANLKADDLIEATDDGDGTHIVPDSDVIGPETENEATTIVDRIRDRLPL
- a CDS encoding DUF5658 family protein, with translation MAARTRLRSFPHIRLPEYAELVVFLGFVWGVGDTVTTVLAAHVTGSVAGELNPLVRTLLEADPAVAILLKGGVAVVACVVLVAAREQVTDVPGWRVWFLGMIAVGTLIVAQNLSVVFVASY